A window of the Actinomycetota bacterium genome harbors these coding sequences:
- a CDS encoding alpha/beta hydrolase, translating to MTTSSWTPATHGHGQYAEVNGINLYFETHGAGRPLILLHGGLGSGEMFGPVLPTLAERHQVIAVDLQGHGRTADIDRPLDVRLMADDVAALIDHLELDKPDLVGYSLGGWVALHTAAKYPAKVGRLVAASANIRPDAIYPEMRVQQGQVNAAAAEFMTDTPMYQLYQRVAPRPEDFPRLLDKIGEAMAKDFDFTEEVRGLQVPTLIVAADADMAPPSHYVEIFNLLDGGLRDGGWMGEGRPKGGHALAILPGLTHYNLDDSPLFAAVVLAFLDEQAG from the coding sequence GTGACGACCAGCAGTTGGACACCTGCGACGCACGGCCACGGCCAGTACGCCGAGGTCAACGGCATCAACCTCTACTTCGAGACCCACGGGGCCGGGCGGCCGTTGATCCTGCTGCACGGCGGGCTCGGGTCCGGCGAGATGTTCGGACCGGTCCTGCCCACGCTGGCCGAACGCCACCAGGTCATCGCCGTCGACCTGCAGGGCCACGGCCGCACCGCCGACATCGACCGACCGCTCGATGTCCGGCTCATGGCCGATGACGTCGCGGCGCTCATCGACCACCTCGAGCTGGACAAGCCGGACCTGGTGGGCTACTCCCTCGGCGGCTGGGTGGCGCTCCACACCGCGGCCAAGTACCCGGCCAAGGTCGGTCGGCTCGTGGCGGCCTCAGCCAACATCCGCCCCGACGCGATCTATCCGGAGATGCGCGTCCAGCAGGGCCAGGTGAACGCGGCCGCCGCCGAATTCATGACCGACACCCCGATGTACCAGCTCTACCAGCGGGTTGCGCCACGCCCCGAGGACTTCCCCCGGCTGCTGGACAAGATTGGTGAGGCGATGGCCAAGGACTTCGACTTCACCGAGGAGGTCCGGGGGCTCCAGGTGCCGACGCTGATCGTTGCCGCCGACGCCGACATGGCCCCGCCGAGCCACTACGTCGAGATCTTCAACCTGCTCGACGGCGGGCTCCGCGACGGTGGCTGGATGGGGGAGGGCCGTCCGAAGGGCGGTCACGCGCTGGCGATCCTGCCCGGCCTGACCCACTACAACCTCGACGACTCGCCGCTGTTCGCGGCGGTCGTCCTCGCATTCCTCGACGAGCAGGCGGGCTGA